From a single Centropristis striata isolate RG_2023a ecotype Rhode Island chromosome 14, C.striata_1.0, whole genome shotgun sequence genomic region:
- the LOC131985136 gene encoding TOG array regulator of axonemal microtubules protein 1-like, whose protein sequence is MEKIRLMQHPSPKPPAAPRRTPAVAQKVHAPSSALPKRQEYHQETPVRPKVPAPPSKPAPLNKKGPRRGTNLRTKKPVVDDIRPLANPSEGLSICFKQLESEDWEEKMKGLKTVRALARHHSALLQTKLHEICLVLEEQVNNLRSAVAVAAMDAVGELHVQLGKAMDPHAERTGRALLLKLATTTNTFIHQQANLALDSLVEGCSPGRIITFLVNAGLNHRCAAVRASTAQHLHQLADIMGVDQTLTAGKVFAKRYLTAVSKMAVDAAPDVRHHGQAMLQGLVHQKDFIALYDKVVPTADRRPLQKILQKMRQ, encoded by the exons ATGGAGAAGATCAGGCTCATGCAGCATCCTTCACCAAAACCACCAGCAGCCCCCAGAAGGACCCCAGCAGTGGCACAAAAGGTTCACGCACCATCATCTGCCCTACCAAAGAGACAGGAATATCATCAGGAGACCCCAGTGAGACCCAAG GTTCCTGCGCCTCCATCAAAACCTGCCCCGCTCAACAAAAAAGGACCTCGCCGTGGCACAAACCTCCGCACCAAAAAGCCAGTTGTGGATGACATCCGGCCTTTGGCGAACCCATCAGAGGGCTTGTCCATCTGCTTCAAGCAGCTGGAATCAGAAGACTG GGAGGAGAAAATGAAAGGCTTGAAAACTGTTCGGGCTCTGGCGCGACACCATTCAGCACTACTACAGACCAAACTCCATGAAATCTGTTTGGTCCTTGAAGAACAG GTGAATAATCTGCGTTCTGCTGTGGCTGTTGCTGCAATGGACGCCGTAGGAGAGCTCCATGTCCAATTAGGGAAAGCCATGGACCCCCACGCAGAGAGGACAGGCCGCGCCCTGCTGCTGAAGTTggcaacaacaaccaacacCTTCATTCACCAGCAAGCTAACCTGGCCCTGGATTCACTGGTGGAAGGCTGCAGCCCTGGAAGGATTATCACCTTTCTTGTCAACGCCGGGCTAAA TCATCGTTGTGCTGCAGTAAGGGCCAGCACTGCACAGCACCTGCACCAGCTGGCAGACATCATGGGAGTGGACCAGACATTAACGGCAGGAAAGGTCTTTGCAAAACGCTACCTGACTGCTGTCAGTAAGATGGCAGTGGATGCTGCACCAGATGTCAG GCACCATGGACAGGCGATGCTTCAAGGACTCGTCCACCAGAAGGATTTCATCGCTCTGTATGATAAGGTTGTCCCAACGGCAGACAGGCGGCCCTTGCAGAAAATCTTGCAGAAGATGAGGCAGTAG